One genomic window of Coffea eugenioides isolate CCC68of chromosome 1, Ceug_1.0, whole genome shotgun sequence includes the following:
- the LOC113749695 gene encoding beta-1,6-galactosyltransferase GALT29A-like gives MKRTVHHLFSVLFLLGVVGLLSFRVILRQSSIQLRNESPFAEVANFRVDNETLLKYAAIDVGEPKLKQEIEELLEGNFRNQGRHRSFLSSGKYRIDVRARSARGLPVQVRSPEFNQLWLSFRRHLHDWSRNRRFQSDIMLDLVNELKDLMDKNGGKTEGLGRKYKSCAVVGNSGILLKTAYGKLIDSHEVVIRLNNARIGSFENKVGKKTNISFVNSNILRLCARREGCYCHPYGADVPIVMYMCQPAHFLDFLVCNSSHKAPLIVTDARFDVLCARIVKYYSLKRFLEITGKDVEAWSAVHDGANFHYSSGMQAVMLAAGVCDKVSIFGFGKSAATKHHYHTNQKAELGLHDYEAEYDFYGDLVARPKVIPFISDKFRFPSVTIYQ, from the coding sequence ATGAAGCGAACTGTCCACCATTTATTCAGTGTACTCTTCTTGTTGGGGGTCGTAGGACTGCTTTCCTTCAGGGTTATCCTTCGCCAGAGCTCTATTCAGCTGAGAAATGAGAGCCCTTTCGCGGAAGTTGCGAATTTTCGAGTAGATAATGAGACCCTTTTGAAGTATGCTGCGATTGATGTTGGTGAGCCTAAGTTGAAGCAGGAGATTGAGGAGTTGTTAGAGGGGAATTTTCGGAACCAGGGTCGTCATAGATCATTTCTGTCATCAGGGAAATATCGGATTGATGTTAGAGCTAGGTCAGCTAGGGGTCTACCGGTGCAGGTCCGTTCACCTGAGTTTAATCAATTGTGGTTGAGCTTTCGGAGACACTTGCATGATTGGTCTAGAAATAGGAGGTTTCAGTCAGATATTATGTTGGATTTGGTTAATGAGCTCAAGGATTTGATGGATAAAAATGGTGGTAAAACAGAAGGGTTGGGAAGAAAGTACAAGTCTTGTGCTGTTGTTGGAAATAGTGGGATTTTGCTGAAGACGGCGTATGGGAAGTTGATTGATAGTCATGAGGTTGTTATAAGGTTGAATAACGCAAGGATAGGGAGTTTTGAAAACAAAGTAGGAAAGAAAACTAATATTTCCTTTGTGAATAGCAACATACTACGCCTGTGTGCGCGGAGGGAAGGCTGTTATTGCCATCCTTATGGGGCTGATGTGCCAATAGTTATGTATATGTGCCAGCCTGCGCATTTCTTGGATTTCTTGGTTTGTAATTCTTCGCACAAAGCGCCGTTGATTGTTACTGATGCACGGTTTGATGTGTTGTGTGCCAGGATTGTGAAGTACTACTCGCTGAAACGGTTTCTTGAGATAACAGGGAAGGATGTTGAGGCCTGGAGCGCTGTTCATGATGGGGCTAATTTCCATTACTCTTCAGGCATGCAAGCTGTAATGCTTGCTGCGGGGGTTTGTGACAAGGTCAGCATCTTTGGCTTTGGAAAATCAGCCGCTACTAAGCACCATTACCATACTAATCAGAAAGCTGAGTTGGGTTTACACGATTATGAGGCAGAGTATGACTTCTACGGAGATTTGGTGGCGAGACCAAAGGTAATACCATTCATCTCAGACAAGTTTCGGTTCCCTTCTGTTACTATATATCAATGA